In Streptomyces longhuiensis, the following proteins share a genomic window:
- a CDS encoding ArsR/SmtB family transcription factor → MADDLFKALADPTRRTILDELAEQSGQTLFEICGRLSMKHQLGISRQGVSQHLAVLEAAGLVETRREGRYKFHDLNTAPLRHIAERWPVPDTSGPEESTS, encoded by the coding sequence ATGGCCGACGATCTCTTCAAAGCCTTGGCCGACCCCACCCGCCGCACCATCCTCGACGAGCTCGCGGAGCAGTCCGGACAGACACTGTTCGAGATCTGTGGGCGACTGAGCATGAAGCACCAGCTCGGCATCTCACGCCAGGGCGTCTCCCAGCACCTCGCCGTACTGGAGGCCGCCGGACTCGTCGAGACCAGGCGGGAGGGCCGCTACAAGTTCCATGACCTCAACACGGCGCCGTTGCGCCACATCGCCGAACGATGGCCCGTGCCCGACACATCCGGACCGGAGGAGAGCACCTCATGA
- a CDS encoding VOC family protein → MKIHLTSIFVDDQAKAEHFYTEVLGFVKKHDVPVGEKDRWLTVVSPDEPGGTELLLEPAGHPAVKPYRDTLVADGIPLAQFAVDDVRAEYERLRALGVVFTQEPVEMGPVTTAVFDDTCGNLIQIATKPE, encoded by the coding sequence ATGAAGATCCACCTGACCAGCATCTTCGTCGACGACCAGGCCAAGGCCGAGCACTTCTACACCGAGGTCCTCGGCTTCGTGAAGAAGCACGACGTCCCGGTGGGCGAGAAGGACCGCTGGCTGACCGTCGTCTCGCCCGACGAGCCGGGCGGCACCGAACTCCTCCTGGAGCCGGCCGGCCACCCGGCCGTCAAGCCCTACCGCGACACGCTCGTCGCGGACGGCATCCCTCTCGCCCAGTTCGCCGTCGACGACGTCAGGGCGGAGTACGAGCGTCTGCGCGCCCTCGGCGTGGTCTTCACCCAGGAACCCGTGGAGATGGGCCCCGTCACCACCGCCGTCTTCGACGACACGTGCGGCAACCTGATCCAGATCGCGACGAAGCCGGAGTAG
- a CDS encoding NADPH-dependent FMN reductase yields the protein MSMLPSILLLSGSLRAGSSNEAVLRTAQALASPRARTVMYDGLAALPHFNPDDDADPLPVPVAALRAAIAEATAILICTPEYAGTLPGSFKNLLDWTVGGTEICDKPVAFVNAAAPGRGEGAAATLRTVLGYTGADIVESACTRIPVERRMIGPDGVITDPTAREQLGNVLGLLAEFHALAAKPDEA from the coding sequence ATGTCTATGCTGCCTTCGATCCTGCTGCTGTCCGGAAGCCTGCGCGCCGGTTCCTCCAACGAGGCCGTGCTGCGCACCGCGCAGGCCCTGGCCTCCCCTCGGGCGCGCACGGTCATGTACGACGGACTGGCGGCGCTTCCGCATTTCAACCCCGACGATGACGCCGACCCGTTGCCGGTCCCCGTGGCCGCGTTGCGCGCGGCGATCGCGGAGGCGACGGCGATCCTGATCTGCACGCCGGAGTACGCGGGCACTCTGCCGGGTTCGTTCAAGAACCTGCTGGACTGGACGGTCGGCGGCACCGAGATCTGCGACAAGCCCGTGGCCTTCGTGAACGCGGCTGCCCCGGGCCGGGGCGAGGGCGCCGCGGCGACCCTGCGCACCGTACTCGGCTACACGGGCGCCGACATCGTGGAGTCGGCCTGCACGAGGATCCCCGTGGAGCGCCGGATGATCGGCCCGGACGGAGTGATCACCGATCCGACGGCGCGGGAGCAGCTCGGCAACGTCCTTGGCCTGCTTGCCGAGTTCCACGCACTGGCCGCGAAGCCCGACGAGGCGTAG
- a CDS encoding haloacid dehalogenase type II: MSQLEIDAVVFDVLGTLVDEPAGIRNGIRELDPSLDDLGVERLFSLWQQHIEREQRRILDGGRPYVTSDALDRETARLVADAAGVGDPAAIAALARSGRRLPPWPDTVTGLARLAERHPLIGLSNASRTALLEVNAHAGLRWHQALSAEDARTYKPDPAVYQLAVTVSGRPPERLLMVATHAWDLRAARTIGLRTAYVTRPVGDPPTAADRFDLYADGLDDLADQLDKSGPARLARPNP; encoded by the coding sequence ATGTCGCAGCTGGAGATCGATGCCGTCGTCTTCGACGTACTCGGCACCCTCGTCGACGAGCCCGCCGGTATCCGTAACGGCATTCGTGAACTCGACCCGTCGCTCGACGACCTCGGTGTCGAACGGCTCTTCTCGCTGTGGCAGCAGCACATCGAGCGCGAGCAGCGTCGCATCCTCGACGGCGGTCGGCCCTACGTCACCAGTGACGCGCTCGACCGAGAGACCGCCCGGCTCGTCGCCGACGCCGCCGGAGTCGGCGACCCGGCCGCCATCGCGGCGCTTGCCCGGTCGGGCCGACGGCTTCCGCCGTGGCCCGACACCGTGACCGGCCTCGCCCGACTCGCGGAACGGCACCCGCTGATCGGGCTCTCCAACGCGAGCCGGACGGCGCTGCTGGAAGTCAACGCCCACGCCGGCCTGCGCTGGCACCAGGCGCTGTCCGCCGAGGACGCCCGCACCTACAAGCCGGACCCAGCGGTCTACCAGTTGGCCGTCACGGTCTCCGGACGACCGCCCGAGCGGCTGCTGATGGTCGCCACCCACGCCTGGGACCTGCGTGCGGCCCGGACCATCGGCCTGCGCACCGCCTACGTCACCCGCCCCGTCGGCGACCCGCCCACCGCCGCGGACCGATTCGACCTCTACGCCGACGGCTTGGACGACCTGGCCGACCAGCTCGACAAGAGCGGGCCTGCCCGGCTCGCCCGGCCCAATCCTTAG
- a CDS encoding DUF4913 domain-containing protein has product MTTSPPDGERDESLEDIRMDEESATRPAELYYPNVAEFVADRFIYFVPRPTPESGRVWCPSWFRHAQALSRLDSMWRAWETLRWDGALGMSNWWLHHVDPHLSALLDPVTGPFAGCADGHRTSEPLPIEQVPDGLFAPHATPSAKDPFSLD; this is encoded by the coding sequence GTGACAACATCACCGCCCGACGGGGAGAGGGACGAGTCGCTCGAGGACATCCGGATGGACGAGGAGAGCGCCACCCGGCCGGCAGAGCTGTACTACCCGAACGTGGCCGAGTTCGTGGCCGACCGGTTCATCTATTTCGTCCCCCGGCCCACCCCCGAATCCGGGCGGGTGTGGTGCCCGAGCTGGTTCAGGCACGCTCAGGCGCTGTCCCGGCTGGACTCCATGTGGCGCGCCTGGGAGACATTGCGGTGGGACGGTGCGCTGGGAATGTCGAACTGGTGGCTCCACCATGTCGACCCGCATCTGAGCGCCCTGCTGGACCCGGTCACGGGACCGTTCGCCGGTTGCGCCGACGGCCACCGGACGAGCGAACCCCTGCCGATCGAGCAGGTGCCGGACGGGCTGTTCGCTCCACACGCGACACCGTCGGCGAAGGACCCGTTCTCCCTGGACTGA
- a CDS encoding serine protease, producing the protein MEEEQVVLVRGAGIGSGYLIAPRLVLTAAHLLPPPEVRADVTVALRDSAPFPVVVRWRRLDEAVDAALLEVPADHPEWSTPTTLRGALGRRPQRWGWCVTGGSELRVAATGFPRQQRSADGGRNREQLLGRVRPHGGRTSEIIDDAGLLGFDTAGLDHETAVNITPWSGMSGAALFQERGKLLLGVVRADRRPRHGTRLTYTRSEDLLACDDFRAVVREATSVDPQPEPAELADLLESAPKREVTSPTMLLRADTEVVSFHGREDTLADLEQWCLADSDGVTAVRVITAPGGQGKTRLARQVMARLRNRGWVAGQVRHKPRGLDALRTVQHPLLLVVDYAETRPELVRELREQTEEARHPVRLLLLARSLGSWRTRATGALPETRLHALSTGAVDRELAFRTAARDLSGHLAEVTGETDVDWARLPDALPAAVRGAGPRVETALTVQMAALAALLRHVRVVPQPAGDALESQLLWHEQKYWQDSAEEWGMGRRAQRLQARAVAAAVLCPAQDEGEARATIARLLPDEPAWLTADIAAWLRDLYPPPEGRYWGQLEPDRLAEYQASEQVIDDAGLLGRLLAGAPDHQQVQALTVLARSAVAHVNEGRTREARIIIDRLREAVRPAPDGEPHTTSGPTSDAPLTVAALRAHSDALPEQSHVLREYALDVARELSRLCRATGDSPQELRDRAWALHNLAERHMAVGDWEEARVAADDAAAIRRKQADDGASTHRTEWADSLLALSQARRMTRHLMEAHDAGDQALDLFRTLAAEGGEDGEKRERGLVRALINQSQVAWRLDPSAIPFDQIARSDDHTDEAVRRARTLMARHPDLDPLLLTKALAERGANLWRLQRHSEALSLSEEAAETARRLARENPDAYTADLASALMGLAVDYSNATRPPGEAMALVREAIELLRPLAGDLPGVHRSTLAQMLHNLAWEQSDAGDAAAARESIAEAVEHRRALTRQPYGTPVPALAQSVSALATYHASAGDHRAAVEGFEEALATYELTELPLSASDLKNQSGTALRLAHSYDALGRSADALTALNQALAVRHRLGEYAPSLYTEGYATALHDLSDLYRKYDRPVAERILLRQAQPLYRRLSRVTEEGREGLAWCLHDLGTSYATSVVTADRAVTSLREAYELRVRLSAGDARHEEDLAATCAQLARVLLMTSTFHEAVRIAEHEVSLRSRLLVTNPDRHERPLCFALLRLAEARASTGNEAEAWRTALQAEQACLTLVDRPGEPPAQRALLLCRLARALSLCGRRDWRRAARAEQPARRAVRIYRRLVDQDPSTRQADLTGALNTLTRVLERLGRHAEAIDVQLRKGA; encoded by the coding sequence ATGGAGGAGGAACAGGTCGTTCTTGTCCGCGGCGCCGGCATCGGCAGTGGCTATCTGATCGCGCCGCGGCTCGTCCTGACCGCCGCGCATCTGTTGCCGCCGCCGGAAGTGCGGGCCGACGTCACTGTTGCGCTGCGGGATTCGGCGCCGTTCCCGGTGGTGGTGCGGTGGCGACGGCTTGACGAGGCCGTGGACGCCGCCCTGTTGGAGGTCCCGGCCGATCACCCGGAGTGGTCCACGCCCACGACACTGCGCGGCGCCCTCGGCCGTCGCCCGCAACGCTGGGGCTGGTGCGTGACGGGCGGTTCCGAGCTGCGGGTCGCCGCCACGGGATTCCCCCGGCAGCAGCGTTCCGCGGACGGCGGCCGGAACCGCGAGCAACTGCTCGGCCGGGTCAGGCCGCACGGCGGCAGGACCTCCGAAATCATCGACGACGCGGGCCTGTTGGGATTCGACACCGCTGGGCTCGATCACGAGACCGCCGTGAACATCACCCCGTGGTCCGGGATGTCGGGCGCGGCCCTCTTCCAGGAGCGCGGGAAGCTGCTGCTCGGAGTGGTGCGCGCGGACCGCCGGCCGCGCCACGGCACCCGGCTGACGTACACCCGCAGCGAGGACCTGCTGGCCTGCGACGACTTCCGCGCCGTGGTCAGGGAGGCGACCTCCGTCGACCCGCAGCCCGAACCGGCCGAGCTCGCCGACCTGTTGGAGTCGGCGCCCAAACGGGAGGTGACGTCCCCCACCATGCTGTTGCGGGCCGACACCGAGGTCGTGTCGTTCCACGGCAGGGAGGACACCCTCGCCGACCTGGAGCAGTGGTGCCTGGCGGATTCCGACGGCGTAACCGCTGTCCGCGTGATCACCGCCCCGGGCGGGCAGGGCAAGACCCGACTGGCGCGGCAGGTGATGGCGCGGCTGAGGAACCGCGGCTGGGTGGCCGGGCAGGTACGTCATAAGCCACGCGGCCTGGACGCGCTGCGCACCGTCCAGCACCCCCTGCTCCTCGTCGTCGACTACGCCGAGACCCGGCCCGAGCTGGTCAGGGAGCTGCGGGAGCAGACCGAGGAGGCCAGACATCCGGTACGCCTGTTGCTTCTCGCCCGCTCCCTCGGTTCCTGGCGGACCAGGGCGACCGGCGCTCTCCCCGAGACCCGGCTGCACGCCCTCAGCACGGGTGCCGTGGACCGGGAGCTCGCCTTTCGGACGGCGGCCCGCGACCTCTCCGGCCACCTGGCCGAGGTGACCGGTGAGACGGACGTCGACTGGGCCCGGCTCCCCGACGCCCTCCCGGCAGCGGTCCGAGGTGCGGGCCCGCGGGTCGAGACGGCGCTGACCGTTCAGATGGCGGCCCTTGCCGCGCTGCTGCGCCACGTACGGGTCGTCCCCCAGCCGGCCGGGGACGCGCTGGAGTCCCAACTCCTTTGGCACGAGCAGAAGTACTGGCAGGACTCCGCCGAGGAGTGGGGCATGGGCCGGCGGGCGCAGCGGCTGCAGGCGCGGGCCGTGGCGGCGGCCGTGCTGTGTCCCGCGCAGGACGAGGGGGAAGCCCGTGCCACCATCGCCCGGCTGCTGCCCGACGAACCAGCGTGGCTGACCGCGGACATCGCCGCCTGGCTGCGCGACCTGTATCCGCCGCCCGAGGGCCGCTACTGGGGTCAGCTCGAACCGGACCGGCTGGCGGAGTACCAGGCCTCCGAGCAGGTCATCGACGATGCGGGGCTCCTCGGCAGGCTGCTCGCCGGAGCCCCGGACCATCAACAGGTGCAGGCGCTCACCGTACTGGCCCGGTCTGCCGTCGCTCACGTCAACGAGGGCCGCACGCGCGAGGCCCGCATCATCATCGACCGGCTCCGCGAGGCGGTGCGCCCGGCTCCCGACGGCGAGCCACACACCACCAGCGGGCCGACCTCCGACGCACCGCTGACAGTCGCGGCCCTGCGCGCGCACTCCGACGCACTGCCGGAACAGTCCCATGTGCTGCGCGAGTACGCCCTTGACGTCGCCCGCGAACTGAGCCGCCTGTGCCGAGCCACGGGCGACAGCCCCCAGGAGCTGCGCGACCGCGCGTGGGCGCTGCACAACCTGGCGGAGCGGCACATGGCGGTCGGTGACTGGGAGGAAGCCAGGGTGGCGGCCGACGACGCGGCCGCGATCCGCAGGAAGCAGGCGGACGACGGGGCGAGCACGCACCGAACGGAGTGGGCCGACTCGCTGCTGGCGCTCTCGCAAGCCCGGCGCATGACAAGGCACCTGATGGAGGCTCACGACGCCGGGGACCAGGCGCTGGATCTCTTCCGCACGCTCGCGGCAGAGGGCGGCGAGGACGGGGAGAAACGCGAGCGCGGTCTGGTGCGGGCGCTCATCAACCAGTCACAGGTGGCCTGGCGGCTCGACCCGAGCGCGATTCCCTTCGACCAGATCGCCAGGTCCGACGACCACACGGACGAGGCCGTCCGACGCGCCCGCACCCTGATGGCCCGGCACCCCGATCTGGATCCCCTCCTGCTCACCAAGGCGCTGGCGGAGCGAGGGGCGAACCTGTGGCGCCTCCAGCGGCATTCGGAGGCGCTGTCGCTGAGTGAGGAGGCGGCCGAGACCGCGCGCCGGTTGGCCAGGGAGAACCCCGACGCCTACACCGCCGACCTCGCGAGCGCGCTGATGGGCCTCGCGGTCGACTACAGCAACGCCACCCGGCCACCCGGCGAGGCCATGGCGCTGGTACGGGAAGCGATCGAACTGCTGCGCCCGCTGGCCGGGGATCTCCCCGGCGTCCACCGCTCCACTCTGGCGCAGATGCTGCACAACCTGGCCTGGGAACAGTCCGACGCGGGGGACGCCGCGGCGGCACGGGAGTCCATCGCAGAGGCTGTCGAGCACCGCCGGGCCCTGACGCGCCAACCGTACGGGACACCGGTTCCCGCTCTGGCCCAGTCGGTGAGCGCGCTCGCGACCTACCATGCGAGCGCGGGCGACCACCGGGCGGCGGTGGAGGGTTTCGAGGAGGCCCTGGCGACGTACGAGCTCACTGAACTCCCGCTCAGTGCGAGCGACTTGAAGAATCAGTCCGGGACGGCGCTCAGACTCGCCCACTCCTACGATGCCCTTGGCCGCTCGGCGGACGCGCTCACCGCTTTGAACCAGGCTCTCGCCGTCCGGCACCGCCTCGGGGAGTACGCCCCCAGCCTCTACACGGAGGGGTATGCCACTGCCCTCCATGACCTCTCCGACCTGTACCGCAAGTACGACCGTCCGGTCGCGGAGCGCATCCTGCTGCGGCAGGCGCAACCCCTCTACCGCCGGCTGTCCCGCGTCACCGAGGAGGGGCGCGAGGGGCTGGCCTGGTGTCTGCACGACCTCGGCACGAGCTACGCCACCTCCGTGGTGACGGCCGACCGCGCCGTGACGTCCCTGCGGGAGGCGTACGAGCTGCGCGTACGGCTCTCGGCCGGCGACGCGAGACATGAGGAGGACCTGGCCGCCACCTGCGCGCAGCTGGCCCGCGTCCTGCTGATGACGAGCACCTTCCACGAGGCCGTCCGTATCGCGGAGCACGAGGTGAGCCTTCGCAGCCGCCTGCTCGTCACGAACCCGGACCGCCACGAACGCCCGCTGTGCTTCGCGCTCCTACGGTTGGCCGAGGCGCGGGCCTCGACGGGGAACGAGGCCGAGGCATGGCGCACCGCGCTACAGGCGGAGCAGGCCTGCCTGACGCTGGTGGACCGTCCCGGCGAACCGCCGGCCCAGCGCGCGCTGCTCCTGTGCCGACTGGCCAGAGCGCTGAGCCTGTGCGGTCGCCGCGACTGGCGCCGGGCCGCCCGTGCGGAGCAACCGGCGCGGCGGGCCGTCCGCATCTACCGCCGCCTCGTGGACCAGGACCCGAGCACGCGCCAGGCCGACCTGACCGGGGCCCTCAACACGCTCACCAGAGTCCTGGAACGCCTTGGCCGCCATGCCGAGGCAATCGACGTACAGCTGCGAAAGGGAGCATGA
- a CDS encoding trypco2 family protein: protein MASRERDEDWLDLADAIEVLRSQLSEAQRRGQGSELRFVLGEITAEFEIELVRTRNGGGALRFGVAEANGRQERSKRSAQRVTLRLNPERRGGGDVAVGDVD, encoded by the coding sequence ATGGCGAGCAGGGAACGCGACGAGGACTGGCTGGACCTGGCTGACGCCATCGAGGTGTTGCGTTCCCAGCTGTCGGAGGCGCAACGCCGCGGCCAGGGCTCGGAGTTGCGCTTCGTGCTGGGCGAGATCACCGCGGAGTTCGAGATCGAGCTGGTGCGCACGCGAAATGGCGGCGGGGCCCTGCGGTTCGGCGTAGCGGAGGCCAACGGCCGCCAGGAGCGGTCGAAGCGCTCCGCCCAGCGCGTGACCCTGCGTCTGAACCCGGAGCGCCGCGGCGGTGGAGACGTGGCCGTGGGCGACGTCGACTAG